Proteins from a genomic interval of Alkalispirochaeta americana:
- a CDS encoding YkoF family thiamine/hydroxymethylpyrimidine-binding protein yields MRSESPSSSGHQVFSGCQFSISVMSDNFVPVILDAIKALGKPQDLRIETDDLSTLVIGPPRRVFQAVETVYAEACRRGGHVTLSALFSRGCPGEPDDPLCHPPDPDRNQPGEDHPSSPDQGIPVSAHFSLYPLGDPGYMTTIARAISSVQDDGVFGGAKHFCTRLEGDLSKVFSSILKTFETAAASTPHVVLHLTASKGSPSKKTTQESPREQN; encoded by the coding sequence ATGCGTTCCGAATCGCCTTCGTCCTCGGGGCACCAGGTTTTTTCCGGGTGCCAGTTTTCGATTTCCGTCATGAGCGATAATTTCGTTCCGGTAATCCTGGACGCCATCAAGGCCCTGGGAAAACCCCAGGACCTTCGTATCGAGACCGACGATCTTTCGACCCTCGTCATCGGCCCGCCCCGGCGCGTATTCCAGGCCGTGGAGACGGTCTACGCCGAGGCTTGCCGCCGGGGAGGTCACGTGACACTCTCGGCGCTCTTTTCCCGGGGATGCCCGGGAGAACCCGACGATCCCCTATGTCATCCCCCTGATCCAGACCGGAATCAGCCCGGGGAGGATCACCCTTCGTCCCCGGACCAGGGCATCCCCGTGAGCGCCCACTTCTCCCTTTATCCTCTGGGTGATCCCGGCTACATGACGACCATCGCCCGGGCAATCTCCTCGGTACAGGACGATGGAGTCTTTGGCGGGGCCAAGCATTTCTGCACCCGCCTGGAGGGCGATCTCTCGAAGGTCTTCTCGTCGATTCTCAAAACCTTCGAAACCGCAGCCGCCAGTACGCCCCACGTGGTCCTTCACCTGACTGCGTCCAAGGGGAGTCCCTCGAAAAAAACCACTCAGGAGTCACCCCGTGAACAAAACTGA
- a CDS encoding ECF transporter S component, translating to MNKTEHPSPRFSTSASFRTEPSRARPSWTMRETVVLAVISVVFAFLHLAWVQVWLILQSFIGPLAMDIVMGFWYSSSIFAAYLLRKPFAGLLTALLSVTVQILAGNPSGAIMLLTGLVQGTGCEVPLALTRWKRYSLPMMIACGISTALFSFVYTWFRFSYHQLAPSLVVTMLVVRVISGALLGGVVAWYLARAVVRTGVTTGLAVSRSSGAPSSGAPSSGAPSSDD from the coding sequence GTGAACAAAACTGAACACCCTTCGCCCCGATTTTCGACCTCCGCTTCTTTCCGGACCGAGCCTTCCCGGGCCAGGCCCTCCTGGACCATGCGCGAAACCGTCGTTCTCGCCGTGATCAGCGTGGTCTTCGCCTTTCTCCACCTGGCCTGGGTACAGGTCTGGCTCATCCTCCAGTCCTTCATCGGGCCTCTGGCAATGGATATCGTCATGGGGTTCTGGTACAGCAGCTCGATCTTCGCCGCCTATCTGCTGCGCAAACCCTTTGCCGGACTCCTGACGGCGCTCCTGTCGGTGACCGTTCAGATTCTGGCAGGGAATCCTTCGGGAGCGATCATGCTTCTCACAGGGCTGGTCCAGGGCACAGGCTGCGAGGTTCCCCTGGCCCTGACCAGATGGAAGCGCTACTCCCTGCCCATGATGATCGCCTGCGGCATCTCCACGGCGCTCTTCAGTTTCGTCTACACCTGGTTCCGCTTCAGCTACCACCAGTTGGCCCCTTCCCTGGTCGTGACCATGTTGGTAGTCCGGGTGATCAGCGGCGCCCTCCTGGGGGGAGTTGTGGCCTGGTACCTGGCCCGGGCGGTGGTCCGTACGGGGGTCACCACGGGCCTTGCCGTCTCGCGATCCTCCGGTGCTCCTTCTTCTGGTGCTCCTTCTTCTGGTGCCCCGTCATCCGATGATTGA
- a CDS encoding potassium channel beta subunit family protein, translated as MEYRRLGSSGLKVSALSFGSWVTFGKQVDIDLAAEEMKAALDQGVNFFDNAEVYENGQSEIVMGQAIKKLGLVRKDYLVSTKIFWGGSGPNDQGLSRKHILEGTRAALERLQVEYVDLIFCHRPDPETPIEETVRAMHHVIDRGWALYWGTSEWSSEQIRQAWETAHRLGLTPPTMEQPEYNMFHRDRVEVEYAPLYRDFGLGTTIWSPLASGVLTGKYSQGITDGRLTLPGYEWLRKIYESDEGRSRIEKVEKLRPIASDLGASLAQLAIAWTLKNPQVSTVITGASRPEQVTENMKALDILPKLDRGVIDAIEEVLQNRPKEPRNWRNA; from the coding sequence ATGGAATACCGACGTTTGGGATCATCGGGGCTGAAGGTATCGGCCCTCTCCTTTGGCTCCTGGGTAACCTTCGGCAAGCAGGTTGATATCGATCTGGCCGCCGAAGAGATGAAAGCTGCCCTGGATCAGGGCGTCAACTTCTTCGATAACGCCGAGGTCTACGAAAACGGACAGTCCGAGATCGTCATGGGTCAGGCCATCAAGAAACTGGGGCTGGTCAGAAAGGACTATCTGGTTTCCACCAAGATCTTCTGGGGCGGTTCCGGCCCGAACGATCAGGGCCTCTCGCGAAAACATATCCTGGAAGGAACCAGGGCGGCCCTGGAGCGGCTCCAGGTAGAATACGTGGACCTCATCTTCTGCCACCGCCCCGATCCGGAAACCCCCATCGAGGAGACGGTCCGGGCCATGCACCATGTGATCGACCGGGGCTGGGCTCTCTACTGGGGAACAAGCGAGTGGAGCAGCGAGCAAATTCGCCAGGCCTGGGAAACCGCTCATCGTCTGGGACTCACCCCGCCCACCATGGAACAGCCCGAGTACAATATGTTCCACCGGGATCGGGTGGAAGTGGAGTACGCCCCGCTCTACCGGGATTTCGGTCTGGGAACCACCATCTGGAGTCCTCTGGCTTCGGGGGTCCTCACGGGGAAATACAGCCAGGGAATAACCGATGGCCGTCTCACCCTTCCCGGCTACGAATGGCTCCGGAAAATCTACGAATCCGACGAGGGACGATCACGAATAGAGAAGGTAGAGAAGCTTCGCCCCATCGCTTCTGATCTGGGAGCCTCCCTGGCGCAGCTGGCGATCGCCTGGACCCTGAAAAATCCCCAGGTCAGCACGGTTATCACCGGAGCATCCCGGCCAGAGCAGGTCACGGAAAACATGAAGGCCCTGGATATCCTTCCCAAGCTGGATCGGGGGGTTATCGATGCGATCGAGGAGGTTCTTCAGAATCGCCCCAAGGAGCCCCGTAACTGGCGAAACGCATAA
- a CDS encoding ABC transporter ATP-binding protein — protein sequence MIEARSFGVRYGEEPEQVLRDISFRLAPGERVLLLGSSGSGKSTLVSSLIGLIPHSHEAELQGHIAVQNLPTIHSSPGELSHRVGVVFQDPDSQLTMLTVEEEIAFGLENLGIPPKEMDHRIATALEQVGLGEYRSCRVELLSGGMKQRLVIGAILAMEPDLLVLDEPTANLDPRGAREVSKLLLDISRRRRELAILLVEHRLDEMASLATRVLLLDSKGRLALDLPAREAFGSRAETLRRHQVWIPTESAAALQAGLEPSFGELPLREALEKLAGSLEQDQPGRSGLLEWCQPAKPAPRSPEEPDPVLFLDKITVSYPRASSGGPVLKDLSFSLAAGELCALAGPNGSGKSTLAATAMGLIPPQKGRVFLEGRDLSRIPLRERSRRAGFVFQNPEHQFVTDSVFEEVAFTLRQQGCNDTEIRERTGETLNTLGLGDLARRNPFSLSFGQKRRLSAASMLVAHRKLLIFDEPTFGQDPRALEELLNLLDLLASRNTAVLVITHDMDLIWSRAHRVALLLDGVIALEGTPEDVFAREALLHRGGLIPPSRYHLHKALSPRSHHYEPCHL from the coding sequence ATGATTGAGGCACGATCCTTCGGGGTACGCTACGGGGAGGAGCCGGAGCAGGTCCTCCGGGATATCTCCTTTCGTCTGGCCCCGGGAGAACGGGTTCTTCTTCTGGGCTCCAGCGGAAGCGGAAAGAGCACCCTCGTTTCCTCTCTCATAGGCCTGATTCCCCACAGCCACGAGGCGGAGCTTCAGGGCCACATCGCGGTGCAGAACCTCCCGACGATCCATTCTTCCCCGGGAGAGCTCTCGCACAGGGTCGGTGTGGTTTTTCAGGATCCCGACAGCCAGTTGACGATGCTTACTGTGGAAGAAGAGATCGCCTTTGGTCTGGAAAATCTGGGGATACCTCCGAAAGAGATGGACCACCGCATTGCCACAGCGCTGGAGCAGGTGGGCCTTGGCGAATACCGGAGTTGCCGCGTAGAGCTGCTCTCGGGGGGAATGAAGCAACGCCTGGTGATCGGTGCAATTCTTGCCATGGAACCGGATCTGCTGGTTCTCGATGAGCCCACGGCGAACCTGGATCCCCGGGGCGCCCGGGAGGTGAGCAAGCTCTTGCTGGATATCTCCCGCCGTCGCCGGGAGCTGGCGATCCTTCTGGTAGAACACCGCCTGGACGAGATGGCCTCCCTGGCAACGAGGGTACTCCTCCTGGATTCGAAGGGCCGCCTCGCGCTGGATCTCCCCGCCCGGGAAGCCTTTGGGTCCCGGGCCGAAACGCTTCGCCGCCACCAGGTGTGGATACCCACCGAAAGCGCCGCAGCCCTTCAGGCGGGGCTGGAGCCCTCCTTCGGAGAATTGCCGCTTCGTGAGGCGCTGGAAAAGCTGGCGGGTTCCCTGGAACAGGACCAGCCCGGCAGATCCGGCCTTCTGGAATGGTGCCAGCCGGCAAAGCCCGCACCCCGCAGCCCGGAAGAACCCGACCCCGTCCTCTTCCTGGATAAGATAACCGTGAGCTATCCCCGGGCCTCCTCGGGTGGTCCCGTTCTGAAGGATCTCTCCTTTTCCCTCGCGGCGGGTGAACTCTGCGCACTGGCAGGCCCCAACGGCAGCGGGAAAAGCACCCTTGCCGCCACAGCCATGGGCCTGATCCCTCCCCAAAAAGGCCGGGTATTTCTTGAGGGTCGCGACCTTTCGCGGATTCCCCTCCGGGAGCGCTCCCGCCGGGCAGGCTTTGTCTTTCAAAATCCGGAACACCAGTTTGTGACCGATTCGGTTTTTGAAGAGGTGGCTTTCACCCTGCGTCAGCAGGGATGCAACGACACAGAGATCAGGGAACGCACCGGGGAGACCCTGAACACCCTGGGCCTTGGCGATCTGGCCCGGCGCAACCCCTTTTCCCTGAGTTTCGGCCAGAAACGCCGTCTCTCGGCGGCCTCCATGCTGGTGGCGCACCGAAAGCTCCTGATTTTTGACGAACCTACTTTTGGCCAGGACCCCCGGGCCCTGGAAGAACTTCTCAATCTTCTGGATCTCCTAGCTTCACGGAATACAGCGGTACTGGTTATCACCCACGACATGGACCTGATCTGGTCCCGGGCGCACCGGGTTGCCCTGCTTCTGGATGGGGTCATCGCCCTGGAGGGAACGCCAGAGGACGTCTTCGCCCGGGAGGCACTTCTTCACCGGGGCGGGCTTATTCCTCCCTCGCGCTACCACCTTCACAAAGCCCTGTCCCCAAGGAGTCATCACTATGAACCATGCCATCTTTGA